The sequence below is a genomic window from Budorcas taxicolor isolate Tak-1 chromosome 4, Takin1.1, whole genome shotgun sequence.
CCAAGCTTTTAGGACACAGTTCAGACCCTGTAGTGTAGCACATATCGGCACACGTGGCCCCATTCTCACAAGTTCTCTCCACTCTGGCCATGGCGTGCTGGGCTTCCTGGAATGTCTTTGATCTGTTGTGGTGCTTTCATCCTGTTTTTGCATGGGACTCCCTGTCTTTGGATCACCTtcaccctctctcttctccttcctcccgtCCTCTTCCAGGGTCCTCTTCTTGGGAGCCTTCTCTACCTGGGTAGGATCAAACAGCATAAGGCCACGCTCATCCTCTGCTCTAGCACACAGCAAACTGAACTGTGCTCTCTGTATCCTTTCTCCATTAGACAGCGAGCTCCTTGAGTGCAGTGGATGTGCTTTGATTTCTGCAAccctactgcacagcacatgATTCAACAGGTGTGGAGGCAGGGAATGGCAAAGGAAAGCCTCTACACCTATTGAATGGctggatggatgaatagaaatTCTATTCTCCTCCCAGTCTTTCCTCACCCATGATTGGAGAGCAGCCCTTTCCAGCTTCCTCTTTGCCTTTGGGAATTGTATCAGTTTCCAAAGGATGCCATATTATTtgtttacataattttgtattttatttgtttatataatataaacaagACAATATAAATGTATTGTCTTCCAGtactggaggctggaagtcaaaCTGTCGGCATGGTTGGTTCTTCCTGTGGGCTGTGAGGAACAATGTGTTCCATGCCTCTTTCCTCACTTCTGGTAGCCTCAGGCACCACCGCTTGCTTGTAGATGGTGACCTTCTCCCAGTGTCTTCATATCATCTTCCCACTGTAGAGGTCTGTGGTTCCCAAACTTCCTTtcttataagttcagttcagttcagttgctcagtcgtgtccagctctttgtgacctcatggactgcagcatgccaggtttccctgtccatcaccagctcccataacttgctcaaactcatgtccatagagtcagtgataccatccaactatctcaccctctgtcgtccccttctccttctgccttcaatctttcccagcatcagggtcttttccaatgagtaagttcttatAAGGACAGCAGGCGAATCGGATTAGGGCCTTGTATTAGCTTgatcatctgcaaagaccttatttgtaaataaagtcatattcacaGGGACTggaggttaggatttcaacatctTTTGGCAGGGCAAAATTTAACCTATAACGAGATTCACAGGTGAAggcaaatgtatttattttcaattgttgTGCAACAGATTATCACAAATTTAGCAATTTAAAACCATTCATACTTATTATCTCTCAGGTTTCATTGGCCAGGACTCCAGGCACGGTTTAGCTGGTCTCCCTGCTTGTTCTCAGAAGGCTCTACTGAAAGTGTTGGCAGAATGCATTCTCATTTGGATGACTCAGGGAAACAATCTGCTGCAAGctcattcaggttgttggcaCAGTTCACTTACTTGCGGCTGCAGGACTGAGGGCCCTGACTTCTTACTGGCTGTCAGCTGCAGGCTGCCTGcagttccctgcccagggtctGTAAGGCAGTTCCCAGTGGGGAAGTTTGCTGCTTCAAGGCTGGCAGGAGAGTCTCTCTTTGACTCCAGATGGAGTTACTAGCTTTCTTAGGCTCTCTTTCttactctttctccttctctctccaatCATGAGAGGGACATTTCTATCGCCCTCTTCTGTTGGTCATAAGCAAGTCACAGGTTCCTCCCTTCTGAAGATAAGGGGATTATACAGGGTGGTGACTAATTGGGGTCACGTTAGCGTATGTCTGCCATAATTGGTATGATtgtttctcagtctccccagcttGCCCATAGCAGCTTTACTCTATTTCAGTCTTTCAGGTTCTAGAAAATCTAAGGAatcaggggaggaagaggagttATGTTCAAGAGAATCTAGTGGCCCCAAAGGAGAACATAATGTAAAAAATTAAGCTTTTGTTGAattgattttaatttaatattaaataatataaaatatttaaatgcattCAAATTATATTACTAAAGAGCATTATTTGGTACTGAAATAACAATACAGACATATAGTTatatggacagcaaggagatccaaccagtcaatcctaaaggaactcaaccctgaatattcattggaaggactgatactgaagctgaagctctaatactttggccacctgatgtggagagctgactcattggaaaagaccctgatgctgggaaagattgaaggcaggaggagaagcgagtgacagaggatgagatggttggatggcatcactgactcaatggacatgagtctgagcaaactctgggagatggtgaaggacaggaaagtctggtgtactggagtccatgggggtcacaaagagtcagacatgacttagcaactgaacaacaacaacaaatacagacATAATAATGATAACAGCTGATACTGAGGGCTGACCACGTGCCAAGCACCATTCCAACACAATTTAGCACATGATACTCAATTCATCCGCACAATTGacctattattcccattttacagatgatgataCGGACATATAAAGGGGCCAATGAAAAGCCCTAAAGTCACGTTACAGTAACAACTAATAGATGTTAGGTTCAAATATCTGACCCCTAAAGTCTGCTTGATGGCACAGCCCACATTGCTAACTATTAAGGTTGACTTGCTGCCCCTGGAATGGTGTTTCTCAAAGCAGGTGATGTGAATCTGCCAATATTTGCCTTTGTGATTCCCATTCTCAGTCTTATGACTGATCTAGTTTTCATGAATGATTAACTCATTCAGTCAAACTATGGAAAAAAGTACAAACATCTTATAAGGCAAAAGTACAAACATCTTATAAGGCAAAAGGGCCTTGTTTGTACTGagatatttctccactggtcttaGAGAGATTCAAATGTTTCTTCTACAGTGGGACATCTTTAGTTTTAACAATCCAATCTCAATTCTCCTGGCTTGTTTTGCCTCTGTCCACTCAAATTGGGAAATATTTAAGAGTATTGTCAGTCATACCACTTAGGAGTCTAAATGTTTGTGAACagataagaatattttatttcatttatgaaaatgAAGATAAGAAGCAAAAATTGGAAGGCATAATTTCCAGAAGGATGTTTGTGACACTGGAATTTTTGGGACCACTTTGTATTTGTGATGTGTATGTAGTGATCACATAGGTGGCTGAAGATTCATTGATATCCAGAGGATAAACCACAAGAAAAGCAACCAGGAACAACACCATGCTGTCTGACTTTCCCTAGATCCTTGTATCTTACCTGGAAATTTGTGCTTTGACTCAGATCCTAGCTCTGAGTGTGAAATCTCACAACAAAAGGAATTAATCATTAAAGTTCTATGGGAAATTCtggtcttttaaaaatcacttgcatACCATTTCTTTGGGTGACATTTTCTTATCGACAAAGCTTAAGTCATGGGTATGTTAACTTTTTACATATTGTGGCTACAGTGATATAATTCAGGATCTTCTTAAGGATGTGAAAATTGTTTTGCTGTCTAGTGACTAAGGGCTTTCTATTTTCAATCTGATGAGGTGTCATTTGGGGTGCTATGAACTTTACATACCCATTTATACATCCGCTGATGATTAAAATTAGGAGCTAGATAACTTAtttaacaagaagaaaaaataaaattattatggtGTTTATGCAACATCAAAAAACCTACTTCTTGATGCTGAAAGACACAAGTGTAATCATCAGGCATTTGGCAATGTCTAAAACTTAATTTCATTGTTGTCTTCATCTCCCAATCAAAATGGTattacctttcctttctccttctctgcccaTTCAGCGTTTAGAAGAGAAAGGAAGTAGTTTTCAGCTTTTAGCTGCCATTTTCTTGGATAGTCCAAGTGCATGTGGTCCTGAGCATGCTCACCTAAAATCTGCTTCTCTCTACCCCTCACTTCCactccatatttttttttctctttatgtacTTTAAACAGTTTACCATAAACATAACTGAATCTTTGTAAATTTGGAGGATAAGACACAAGAAAAAATGTAGATGAATTAATCAAAACAcaaggatgattttttttccctcttctgaaTGTCAGCTTTGAAAAACTCTTACTGCTAAAGGCCAGAATAAATGTTAATGATTCAAAACAAAGAAGAAGGTTGCACTTGTAGCTGTACTGTGAAAAAACACTTGTTAGCTTGAGTGATATCCTTGAATTGTTACAGTTTTCTTCTCTAAAAATGcaagtatcttttctttttctgttaatttttttacaatacatttatctcatttatttttggttgtgctgggtcttcattgctgcacatgggctttctctctagttgtggctatcAGGGGCTGCTCCTCATTGCAGTGAACACGCTTCTTATTGCTGCAGCTTCTCTtgcggaacacaggctctaggcacacgggctgcAGTAATTGCGGCACtcaggctcaacagctgtggcttGAGGGCTCTGGAGTACAGGGTCAGTAGTTATGAGGCGTGGgttcagttgctccatggcgtgtggaatcttcccaggccaggaacTGAATATGTGTCCCCTGCATAGGTTACTAGTCCCAGAACTTCTGATTTAGTAGGTCTGTAGTGGGACTTGAGACTCTGAATTTCTAATAATACAGAATGGTAAAGCTCCAGATGATACAAAAGAACATAAAGGAGAAGGTTATGAGTCACTTAGAATACTCCCTAGAGACAAACCTTGCTAACTTCGGTTTGATATATGCTCTTTGATACACTCCTGGGGCAGACACTGCCAGGTATACCTGGTCTGTCCCCTTTACCGcattcaaaacaacaaaaatgtccaaCTGAAAATCAAACTGGGTTGTTGCTGCTTGTGTTGAGTCCACAGCCGCAGCTGGCCATGGGGCTAGAGGACGAGCAAAGGATGCTGACTGGGTCTGGAGATcccaaggaggaggaagaagaggaagaggaattaGTGAATCCCCTAACAACAGAGAGAGAGCAATGCGAGCAGCTGGAGAAATGTGTAAAGGCTCGAGAGCGGCTCGAGCTCTGTGATGAGTGTGTATCCTCCAGgtcacagacagaggaggactGCACAGAGGAGCTCTTTGACTTCTTGCACGCAAGGGACCACTGTGTGGCCCACAAACTGTTTAACAGCTTGAAATAAGTGTGCAGATTTGTTCACCCCAGCCTTCATCACCTGGGCATTGGGATATTTCCTCATGGGTTTGAACATGATGTTTATTTGTGTAACTAAGTTCATGTGAATCTCAAGGATTTTGGCTTAGGCAAGTAATTTCTGTGTAATTATCAGTGATTTCATCTTAATAAAGTCCAGTGATCATcagtcttgccttttttttttatttaaaaattttaagcatgAGGAAAGATAGAATAATAATCATCCCCCATGTACTCATTACCTAGCAATAataaggacttaaaaattttttactttgatGGCATTTGTAACACTAATTGCTTAATATCGTTAAATACTCAGttcatatcaaaaaaaaaaaaaaaaaagaaaatcaaactgcATAGGCTCCCTTGCAGCTAGTCACGTCACAACAGTTAATGCAATTTTGGCCACTAAAATCTAAGTAGAAGTGTACGTGGCAAGGGCCTTCTGGAAACACTATCatcttcttaattaaaaaaaaaaggttcatttGGCCTGTGTCTTTTGTacgttgccttttctttcttcatgttGCCTGGAGCTTCGATGTGAAGTCTGGAAGGACAGCTGTCATCTTGTGACCTTACGTGGAAGATGGTTTTCTGGGGAGATGGAAGGTGGTTGATTCTTCGAGCAGCTGCACCAGCTCTGTACTGCCTACTCTTTGCACATGAGAAAAATACTTTCCATATCAATCCATCAATACCTTCTACATTTGTTGCATGTCTACGTAGTTTTCCACTGTTTGGATTTActataattgaatttttaaaagcgaTCCTTCACTGGTAAACATTCAAGTCCTAATTTTTCCTTGTACCTATGAAAAAGAGCACAATTCCTGAGGTTTGTGCTCAGAAGAGGAAGACTTGGTCATCTTCTCCCCACTCTGCTCACAAGGATGGTCTCAGTTGTGTTCCCCTCCCTGTCCCAGGAAGATCAACTACAGAAGCAGGGAAATATGCACCTGTTGTATATGGTCCTGCATTTCTGGCTTGAATGAGGAAATCCCAATGATTGATTATATCTAAAAATTGTTATATACCTGAGTTGGGGGGGGTAGGGAAAAATGATAAAATCTGGGTCATTTTAAGCAACAGTGTATATGGCCCTCATAAGTTCAGTCCAAACAAGTTTAGTCCCTTTTCACAATCTGGTACAAACTGGTGAGAAAGATAGGCCTTCTGGCAACATATGATCTTATCTCTCACCGGAGCAAATACTTGTACAATGAGACATACATCCATCCCCCAAACTAACTTTCAGAGATAATTTAGTCTAAACCAATATACAAaggaattgaaattttaaaactctccaataaaatattacttaaaatgAATCCAGTTTCCCTCAGTAAACACACTACTTAATCAAACTGCATTCAAAGGTAATGACAATCTCACAGACTGTTGTTTTAAAACAACGGGTGGGTTTTGCTTTCCGTTTGGATAAAGGGAtcattttggtaatttttgcCCAAACAAAGGAAGCAGGCTACAAAGGCAAATTgatattttcttcagagaaaagttTTGTCAGCaattaaatagataaaaagaaatttcttcagtttcaaaacattttaagCCCCGCTGGACATCTCAGTAAATTtataatctttccttttttgctGAGGCTTC
It includes:
- the LOC128046897 gene encoding cytochrome b-c1 complex subunit 6, mitochondrial-like; the encoded protein is MGLEDEQRMLTGSGDPKEEEEEEEELVNPLTTEREQCEQLEKCVKARERLELCDECVSSRSQTEEDCTEELFDFLHARDHCVAHKLFNSLK